The Spirosoma sp. SC4-14 DNA window TACAGCTCTTTAAATTCGGCACTCCAGTCGCGGTTACCGCCCAAGGCAAACCAATCGAAGGTTTTATACATCAGGGCATGACGGACTTCGGCATGGTCGTAATTTCCAAACACATACACGCCCAGTTTAGCGTCGGGTAGCTGCCCAATAATGGCCGTCAGGCCCGACAAACTCCCCGTATGAAAATTAACTCGGTGGCCCTTATAATCATGCTGGTACCAGCCAAGTCCGTATGTCCGCCAGTTGGGCTTCAGGATCTGCATGGTTGGATATTCGTCTTCCGGGAAAAACGTCTGGGGTTTAAACAGCTCGGCCCAGGTTTCGGGTTTCAGTAAACGCCCACCACTATACTTACTACTGTCGAGCATACAGATTACCCACTTGCTGATGTCGTCGGCCGATGACCAGACAGCCCCCGCCGACCCAATTTCGCTATCGGTTCCGTAGTCGATTACGCGAATGGTATCGTTGATGTTGTAGTGCGGACGGGTTACGTTGGAATCATTAATGTAGCTACGTTTAGGAGCCGTACGGGTCATGCCTAAGGGCATAAAAATCCGCTCCTTCAGGTATTCAGCCCAGGTTTTACCAACAATCCGTTCAATAACGCGTCCCGCAGCCGAGTAGAATGTATTCTGGTAGGCAAACCCCGCCCGGAACGAATAGCTCGGTTTCACCAGCTCTAATTTCCGGAACATTTCAGTAGCCGAAATCGTCATGGCTCCCGTCAGAAAGTCGGTACTACCAAGGCCCGTATCATGAATGAGCAGATCGCGAACTTTCAATTCGCGTGTCACATAAGGGTCATAGAGTTGCAGCTCAGGAATGTATTTCGAAACGGGGTCGTCCCACGACAACCTGCCTTCATCAACCAGCATTCCCATCAGGGTTGTAGTCATGGCTTTCGTAGTCGACGCGCAGGCAAACAGAGTTTGCGTATCAACAGGCTCCGGTTTGCCCAGTTCGCGTACGCCATACCCTTTTTTAAAAATCACCTGATTATCTTTAACAACGGCAATCGATAACCCAGGCACCTGCCATTGTTTTCGAACGGTCTCTACATACGCATCGAATTCCTGAAGTTGTTTGGGCGAGACTGGCTTTTGAGCAAAGACAGAAACTGTAAGAATCCAAAAGAGGAATAAAATCGGCTTGTTCATAAAGGCAGGTTATATTGCAGCGAGGTCAATATACCAGCAATTTATGGGGCAAGCCGGCAACTTTGCAATATATTCACAAATTAAACACGGCATAAAAACGAAGAATCATGCCATCTTCCGTCTTTAAGCCCATTAGCGACGGGCGCTCAATATTATACTCACTCATGTTAACAGGAAATTCACCGGTCAATGTTAATTTTCCCCCGGCCTCTTTCCGAATAGTCTGTAGTGTTACTGGTTTTGTTACTCCATGAAACGTCAGATTTCCTTTAGCGACCAGCATACCATTTTCGTCAGGCCTAATATCGGAACTTACAAACGTAACATTCGGATATTTCAGGCCGTCGAGTACTTCGATGGCGTGCGAATCGCGGTTATTATTGTGGCTGTCGAACGATGCTACTTTAATAGAAACAGCCACATTTTCGGGCATTTTTGTTTCATCATTATACATCACTGCACAATTCACATCGTGACTAACGCCCTCCCAGTTATGAAGTGGGTGTTTAGCGGCATAGGTTACGGTCGATACGCTTTTATCGGCTACCAGTTTACGTTTTGCCAGTGGGCTTACAAAGGCGCACAACAGCAGGGTAGCTAACCCATAGCTACGAAAAGTTGGATGGTTCATCGTTGTATGTAGATAGGTAATTGGGAGTAAGGAGCGATGAATTGCTGAATACGAAGGGGAATCAGTCGTCTATTCTTCCTTCTGGCTTTTCATTTCTTACACTTTCCCAATCACCAGATTATCAAAAAGTGAGCGATACAATTGAAGCCGCATAGGCTCCGAATGTAGTATAGGCCACGGCCCGATGGTAGGGCTTCAGATCGGGATGATCGTCGATCATATGCGCCAGAATGTTTGTTGCTACCATGCCTGTCAGGTGAACAATGGCCAGATATTTATGGAGTTTGATGGTTGTGAAGCCCCGCTTTGGGCCAACAACTGGAGGTGGAGATGTCAGGGCCAATGCCAGCGTGGTGCCATAGGTAATGTTGATCAACGTGGCCGACCGTTCGTGCCAGCGTTTGGTATCGACATACTCCTGGCCTTTGGCATTATAGAGCTTGGCCCCCAGTAATCCCTGTGCAATAAATCCGGCCAGCGTTACAAAGCCACCCACCTGATGTGCCACCAGCATCGTCCGCCGAACTTTCAGTTCATGCGCCCGCCCCTCGGGTGTTAAAGGAGCAATATTCAGGCTTCGCATCAATCCTTTTTTTCCCCACAGCACCCGCTGCGTAAAGATCATTTTGTGTGGCAGCAATGGCTGCGCTTCGGTCGAATCGATGAGGCCGGCCAATAACGCATCGGCCTCATTCTGTAGTGTATCTGCCGATACCGGTTTTCCAGCACGGGTCGAATCCTGGGCCTGTAGTGAGGAAATTCCCCACCACAGGCATATGCCCAAAAGAATATGTTTCATGGAGCAGCTATTATCGGAAGTAATTAGGCCGTAACGGTCAGTGTGTTTCCGTCTGTACTGAGCGCGGTTTTGTACTGCGTCAGGGCCCGAGTGGCGGGGCCTACTTCTACAGCACCCGTGGTGCTGTATTCAGAGCCGTGATTGTTGCAGTAAATATCGTCCTGCGCCGATCGATACTGTACTTCGGTCCCCTCATGCGTGCAGGTTTTCGACAGAGCGATCAGGGAACCATTTTTTATTTTAGCCACGATTATACTGCCAACGATTGCATACTGCCCCGCTGTTTTCAGTTTACTGAAATTTGAGTCGGTCAAATCGAGTGTAAAATTAATTGCTCCCGCCGATTCGGTAGCATTGCCCGTAAAGCCAGTGCTGGGCGTAGTGGTGCCCGTTCCTCCAGTCGAAGGCGAAGGGTCGTTACTTTTGCTCGAACAGGCCGTTAGACCCGTGCCCATGCAATAAAAAGCCATCAGGGCTGCACTACTCATACCAAGGCTACGCAAAAATTCGCCCCGTTTCATTGGTTCAGTCGTTGGATTCATGTGATTTAAATTAATTTAATGTAGCTACACTTAATGACCCTTACTAAATAAATTGAACTTGTTTTGCAGGATGTGGAAATGAGAATTAAAGCTTGTACCGCACAGACAAAAAGGCGCCAGTACTCAACAGATCGACCTTAAAATAACCTACGCCTTTTAGAGGTACTTTCATAAACGGCTCCACCTGCCACGACAATCGGCGGCTCACTGCCCGCTCATAACCTGCCGACAGATTCAGTTGACTAAAGCCATAGCTACCCGAAGGAGCGCGCCAACTATACGGAACATTGTAGGTATGGGGTGGATATTCGTACGAATAATCTTCCTTCAAGGTGATATACGACGTTATGCCACCGCTTACAAACCAACGGCTGGGTGGCAGGCGCGTATCCAGCCGTGGGCGCAGCAGCACATCGTAGCGCACATTGATCGGAATATCGAGCATGTTACATTGGCCACTCACTTCGTTGGGCCTTGTTGAAAATTTCGCCCAATAGCTGTCATTACCACGGTATTCTGAAGAGTCGGCCCTATAAATTTTCAGGCTCCAGATTACGCCAGCCTGAACACTCCACCGCGACGACATTCGATACTCCAGCAATGCGCCCAGACTGGTTCCCGGTCGCGAAAAATTATGCAAACCAATCGCACTCAAATCGGGCGATACGGCCAGCCGAACACTAAGGCCAGACTGCGGTGTTGTTGTAGCTACAACAACGGGTGCTTGTTTTTCCGGCCCCGAAATCTCCCGATTGATTTCTTTGGGCATTTTCATCCATTTACCAGGACGAACAGGCAACTCCGGGAATAGGGTAAACGCCATCAACTCTTTTGCTTCTGTCGGCGCTATGATCGGGTCTACCAACAACCTCCCATCGGTAATCGACGGATTAGCAATAACTGGTTCGCTAGCCGCTGACCAGCGTTTTGCCCGGCTTGTTGCATTGGCAGTTTCCATCACATCGACCGGTTGGGAAACTACATACCGGTTGCTCTTCCGGCCAGACACTACTGGCTTTCGGTAATCAACCCGATCAGTTGCCGCCAACTGAGCCTGTTCGCTGGTTGCTAAGCCAGCCTGTTGGGCAATCTGCGTCCGATCGTTGCCGATGCGGGGAACTGCAGTTGTTACCGCAGGCTGGTGTGTTTTCGTCCGATTGGATGGCAGGCGGAACTGATCCCGCTGCCCATCTGGCCTCAGATGCCGATCTTCTGCCGGGATACGCTGCTCCGGTTTTGTTTCCGTAGCATTGCGTTCAAGCGTTCTATCGGGTTGTTCATCGGTTTCCTTGCCCACCGAGCCAGCCAGACGTTTCGGTTCTGGCATGGCTTTAGGGGCTTCCTCCTGTTGTAATGACACCGACTGGGCGGCTTTTGGCGGCCTGGCCTCCGTGGCTGTTAGTAATTGCCCGTTTGCCCGAACAGCGGCATCAGGGCGGGTTTGCTGATAGATATACCAAACACTTCCCATCAAAAGCAACAGCAGAACAGGCAGGCTTCGGGGCAGCCATTTTTTCCAGAAAGCGGCACGATCGCGATCGTCCAGTTGAGCCGTCATGGCTTCCCAGGCTGCCGGTTCGTAGGGTGGCTCAAACTCTTCAGCCGACTTTCTGAAGAGTCCGTCCAATTGATCATCGGTTAGCTCTTGCATACTCGTCGTAGTTCAAATGTTTTAATAACTGACGCAAGT harbors:
- a CDS encoding serine hydrolase, whose protein sequence is MNKPILFLFWILTVSVFAQKPVSPKQLQEFDAYVETVRKQWQVPGLSIAVVKDNQVIFKKGYGVRELGKPEPVDTQTLFACASTTKAMTTTLMGMLVDEGRLSWDDPVSKYIPELQLYDPYVTRELKVRDLLIHDTGLGSTDFLTGAMTISATEMFRKLELVKPSYSFRAGFAYQNTFYSAAGRVIERIVGKTWAEYLKERIFMPLGMTRTAPKRSYINDSNVTRPHYNINDTIRVIDYGTDSEIGSAGAVWSSADDISKWVICMLDSSKYSGGRLLKPETWAELFKPQTFFPEDEYPTMQILKPNWRTYGLGWYQHDYKGHRVNFHTGSLSGLTAIIGQLPDAKLGVYVFGNYDHAEVRHALMYKTFDWFALGGNRDWSAEFKELYDGIRQQNRNAERAFVAKRVGGTKPSLPLSAYAGTYKSPLYGEAIVRVVDNQLVFAINNTVNATLAHWHFDTFYGPYQKAWYGKAKAQFILDLSGKASTLVFAGMDFKKES
- a CDS encoding YceI family protein; translated protein: MNHPTFRSYGLATLLLCAFVSPLAKRKLVADKSVSTVTYAAKHPLHNWEGVSHDVNCAVMYNDETKMPENVAVSIKVASFDSHNNNRDSHAIEVLDGLKYPNVTFVSSDIRPDENGMLVAKGNLTFHGVTKPVTLQTIRKEAGGKLTLTGEFPVNMSEYNIERPSLMGLKTEDGMILRFYAVFNL
- a CDS encoding Rieske (2Fe-2S) protein — protein: MNPTTEPMKRGEFLRSLGMSSAALMAFYCMGTGLTACSSKSNDPSPSTGGTGTTTPSTGFTGNATESAGAINFTLDLTDSNFSKLKTAGQYAIVGSIIVAKIKNGSLIALSKTCTHEGTEVQYRSAQDDIYCNNHGSEYSTTGAVEVGPATRALTQYKTALSTDGNTLTVTA